In a single window of the Longimicrobium sp. genome:
- a CDS encoding alpha/beta hydrolase — protein sequence MDQHEEEGKEAKGRWPFGKAGTAAAGLTAAAAAAYAVYLLGAGRGRRKPVTELPNALGMRIEYVPWGDVHYAYYTREGRGHPLVLLHSINAVASAHEMRPLARAFLRERERPVHALEWIGFGHSDRPDIDYTPDVLEDQLEHFLERVIRPAGGADVVGLSLGATYAAEVARRRPDLIRSLVAVEPAGLGGEPAEIGRGWRRLLFTLPGVQRAFYDRLTTPEALFEFARENLFTPEFGVPEEYVDFGAQTARVEGAPRPLDDFLSGRMFPEEALETFKRLRQPVLIIHGTVESRRLESFTGLPELETRPNVTVVGLPTGALPHWERAREVVQRVREFHEQLDGAPRRAAE from the coding sequence ATGGACCAGCACGAGGAGGAGGGGAAGGAGGCGAAGGGCCGGTGGCCGTTCGGCAAGGCCGGCACGGCGGCGGCGGGGCTCACCGCGGCCGCCGCGGCGGCGTACGCCGTGTACCTGCTGGGGGCCGGGCGCGGGCGCCGCAAGCCGGTCACCGAGCTGCCGAACGCGCTGGGGATGCGCATCGAGTACGTCCCCTGGGGCGACGTGCACTACGCCTACTACACGCGCGAGGGGCGCGGCCACCCCCTGGTGCTGCTGCACTCGATCAACGCGGTGGCCTCGGCGCACGAGATGCGGCCGCTGGCCCGGGCCTTCCTGCGCGAGCGCGAGCGGCCGGTGCACGCGCTGGAGTGGATCGGCTTCGGGCACAGCGACCGCCCCGACATCGACTACACGCCCGACGTGCTGGAGGACCAGCTCGAGCACTTCCTGGAGCGGGTGATCCGCCCGGCGGGGGGCGCCGACGTGGTGGGCCTGTCGCTGGGGGCCACGTACGCGGCGGAGGTGGCGCGGCGGCGGCCGGACCTGATCCGCTCACTGGTGGCGGTCGAGCCGGCGGGGCTGGGCGGCGAGCCGGCGGAGATCGGGCGGGGGTGGAGGCGGCTCCTCTTCACCCTGCCCGGGGTGCAGCGCGCCTTCTACGACCGGCTCACCACCCCCGAGGCGCTCTTCGAGTTCGCGCGCGAGAACCTGTTCACCCCGGAGTTCGGCGTTCCCGAGGAGTACGTGGACTTCGGGGCGCAGACGGCGCGGGTGGAGGGCGCGCCGCGGCCGCTGGACGACTTCCTGAGCGGCCGGATGTTCCCCGAGGAGGCGCTGGAGACGTTCAAGCGCCTGCGCCAGCCGGTGCTGATCATCCACGGCACGGTGGAGAGCCGGCGGCTGGAGAGCTTCACCGGGCTCCCCGAGCTGGAGACGCGCCCGAACGTGACGGTGGTGGGCCTGCCCACCGGTGCGCTGCCGCACTGGGAGCGCGCCCGCGAGGTGGTGCAGCGCGTCCGCGAGTTCCACGAGCAGCTGGACGGGGCGCCGCGGCGGGCGGCGGAGTAG